The following DNA comes from Gopherus flavomarginatus isolate rGopFla2 chromosome 5, rGopFla2.mat.asm, whole genome shotgun sequence.
cggggtgtctccctccaccccagtagcctcactgtcggcttcctctacaccctcccccacttctccctgctctgaactctccatcgtggtcctcggattggcagtggggtcacacccaagtatggcatctagctccttgtaaaaacggcaggttgtgggggcagctcctgagtggcgatttccctcacgggctttgcagtaagcactcctcagctcttttattttgaccctgcactgcaacgcgtcccgttcatggccccttgtcagcaaggactgcgatatctgcccataggtatcataatttctccttctggagcgcagctgtgcttgcacagcctcctcaccccaaacactgatgaggtcctgcagctctgaattgttccatgctggggcttgtttggggcttggaggcatggtcgctgattgattgaatgattgattgcactccacacctggctgagcaaacaggaaggggatttttaaaattcccggggcatttaaaggaggggtcagtggggaagaAGAGATGTGGCTTGGTGATCACTGCCAGCTGGTATAGAGTAGAATACTCGGAAACTACTCTAACCTATGTCAGGGTAGCAAATCAAGGAGTTATAAGTAGTTCCTTTAGGCCCATTCATCAGTGCTGCCCCAGAGGATCTAGCCCAAAGATGTGAATACTATCAGTTCATACATTCCCTACCAAAAATCTACGTTTAAAAATTAACTTTAGACACTCAAATAACACATTCAACTCTGACCCCTTTTTCTGCTATTGTGCGATACAATTGCTTAACAATAATTGGAATGTTTATGCTTTAGCTAGAAGATGTGTGTGCAGTACACCCTGAAGAGCATTGATGATGTAATTTAGTCAAAGACTATAATGCTACTGTAGCAGTGTTAGTCAATAAGAACAAAACCACTTGCAATAGGTTTAAGAATGTAGGTAAATACAGAATAATTTTCCATTTCAGCTATGGAACAAGTTgccaagggagactgtggaattgcTGACATTGAAGCTGATAAAAGTTACTGGAAATTTTATCAGGGATGTGTCTGAGATAAAGAAACCAATCTTGTCACAGCACTGGGGAATGGATTAGATGACTCAGTAGAGAAGACCTTTCTAAACTAC
Coding sequences within:
- the LOC127051080 gene encoding zinc finger and SCAN domain-containing protein 20-like isoform X1, which encodes MPPSPKQAPAWNNSELQDLISVWGEEAVQAQLRSRRRNYDTYGQISQSLLTRGHERDALQCRVKIKELRSAYCKAREGNRHSGAAPTTCRFYKELDAILGCDPTANPRTTMESSEQGEVGEGVEEADSEATGVEGDTPESQEACSQELFSSQEEASQSQQQEVAGEEETEERARVTLTNAAGSPVSRRLQNLRRNPRKSKEELIKSVMNHYNRESRKTHEWREKMYEWREKMHEWRQTESRRKELASKKTSEQMISLLARQTESFESL
- the LOC127051080 gene encoding zinc finger and SCAN domain-containing protein 29-like isoform X2; its protein translation is MPPSPKQAPAWNNSELQDLISVWGEEAVQAQLRSRRRNYDTYGQISQSLLTRGHERDALQCRVKIKELRSAYCKAREGNRHSGAAPTTCRFYKELDAILGCDPTANPRTTMESSEQGEVGEGVEEADSEATGVEGDTPESQEACSQELFSSQEEASQSQQQEVAGEEETEERARVDWESHRGPCPGQANSSDALCSEGWGDHGCTQASCLGARAESTLL